In Acidisarcina polymorpha, the DNA window CTAACCGAACGGCTACCGTCACTATTCCGGCTGGAAGTGCTGCTTTTATCGAGGCATTGCCTGCGACCACCTCACTCGGCGTTCCGAAGAGCAGTCTTTGTGTCCAGTCCACTCAGAATACGAGTGACGGTTCCTACGTTCTTCAACAAGCCGGCTGCAACTCCACTTCGCCTGGGCAGGCTTTCGCATTCGTTCCCACTCAGGACGGGTTTTACTATGTGCTCCCGCAGAATTCGAATCTCTGCTTAGACTGGCAGCAGCCGAGCGTGCTTCAGACCGCGTGCGCACGAACTCATACACAAAAGTGGCAGATTGAATCGAATACGAACGGAACCTACTCGCTCCTCAGCAGGGACGGCCACTATTGCCTGAACGTCAGTGGAGGCCTGGCGGAAGACGGGAAACCAATGACGGCGGGAAGTTGCACTGGCCAATCCAGCAGTCAACTCAACTTGAGTAATCCTCCGGATGCTCCTCTACAAACGTCATCGACTTCGATCATCCTCGGGTACGACAACCTTTGCATGGACATCAAAGAACAAAGTCTCTCGGTTGGGCCCTATGTTCAACAACATGCCTGCAACGGTAAGTCGAATCAATCCTTCGCGCTAGCATCCACGCCTGATGGCCACTACACGATCTCTTCGAACGAAAGTCTACTGTGTTTGGATGGGTCTGCCGGCAATACCACCGTGATCCAGAATGTGTGCACAGGAGGAAATGCGCAAGAGTGGCAACTGAATAGCAAACCGGGGGGCACCTACACTCTGCAAAACGCAGCGTCTCAAGGTTGCCTGGGAATTCCGAATGGCTCCAACTCGGCCGGCTCATTATTCGCGCTGGGTGCATGCAATGCCGGCGCCAACCAGATGTTGAAGTTGGCCACGCCACCATCGCCATAGTCGGTCTATGTTCACCCGGCTGTCAACGGCGGCTCCCTTCACCACGAACGACCTACTGTTCATGGTGAAGGGAGTCGCTACTCCTTTAGTCTTATCTACTGCGAGGCCATCATCTTGATCACCGCCAAGTCACCCAAAGCGTGGCAAGTCAAGCGATCCATGAAGATCAATTTCCTGGCTATGGGGTGTCTTGAGACTTCACCTCGCCTGATCCGAAGATCGCAGAGGTGACCTGGGAGGCTTTGGTCTGTTGGAGACGATATCCGTCCCTTGTCCGGACTCGGTAGGTCTGCATGTCTTTGCCGGCTAACTTCACGGTGATCGTGCGCCAACCCCGATTCGAGTTTGGCTGGGGGTAGTAACTAAGGAAGTAGAGGTGGGCAAGATCATCGCGAATCGAGGCAAACGCCTGGGTTTCATCCTTCCAGGTCTTCGCAAAATAGGCCTTGCCCCCGGTTGCCTTGCTCATCCGTTCAAAGACAGCAGTTGAAATCGGCTCAATCTGTGCTTGTGCAGTGCTGACCATATAGATGATTGTGCCGGTCGACTGGGCCAATTCGGCGACATCCTCCGGAGGCACCAGGCTGGCGTTGTCCGGGCCATTGGAAAAGACCACGATCACTTTTCTTCCGTTGATCCGCGCGGCGTCCTTCACCGTTAAGAGCAGGCTGTCGTACAGCGCGGCGTTGTCTCCGGCTACCGTGCTTCGAACGCTTCGCAGGACCTGGGAGCGGTCTGAAGTTAATGCCGCAGCCCGCGAAAGGTCCCGGCTGTAGGAATAGAAGGCGACCTTGCTGGCGCCCTGCAAGGAGCGTACGAAGTCAGCAATTGCATCCTGCGCGTACACAAAGGTTCGATACATGTAGTTGCTGGTATCGAAGAGGATGAAAACATTGGCATCAAAATATGGCGATGCCAGCATCTGGCTCGCGGTACTGTTGGATGGCTCGCTCGAGGGCTGCTCCGCATCGCTTTGTCCTGAAGATCCGTCGGCCGAACCGGCCGATTTAATTACAGAACGGCTAGATTCACCGCCTGCTTCGAAAGTAGCGATCTTTTCCGGGATGCGGTCTTCGGTGACCACGAAATCCTGAGGTCGAAGACCGGTGACATAGTTGCCTTTCCGGTCGGTGACTGCTACGCCCAGTTGCACCAGGTTGACATTCACCCGGATGGACGCCTCGTCGTTCTGGGCCCCCGTCCAAGCACCGGCATCCAGAAAGAGGCCCGCAAAGACCAAGCAGGATATGAGATGCTTCTTTGCCACGGTTCTCCTTTGATCCACCAAGCTACTCAGCAATCAACGCCGGGCAGTGGTTTCCGCTCCTGGAAATGAGGTCAGCTTGCCCTGCAAAAAATCCTCGCCGGCCCCGTGCATCGCTCGAACCACTGCAGGCCAGTCCTCGAAATGGCTGGCGAATATTTTCGAGATCATGAGGTGAGTCAGCAGTGGAGAGAGAACGTTCAACGTCTCTGGTGAAATACCCCTCTCATCTCCTAACCTGGCCCAATATAAGTTGGTTGAGTCCCACGATTCCGAAAACAGGCGGCTCGCATATCCAGAAACAGCTGGAAACGGCCGGACACTCAGCATTTCCCGGCCATAAGTCTGAGCAAGAGCCGGGTGGGGAATGCCGAAGTCCTTCGAGATGCGGTCAAGGCCGACTTCTGCTGGATACTGACGGGACAGGTTGTCCAATGCTTGACCAGATTCCCCCCAGGAGGAGGTTTCGTTGGGATACCGCTGACGAAATTGCACCGCCAAATAGAAGGTATCGGCGGGAAGAAGCCGGGCAATTT includes these proteins:
- a CDS encoding VWA domain-containing protein — protein: MAKKHLISCLVFAGLFLDAGAWTGAQNDEASIRVNVNLVQLGVAVTDRKGNYVTGLRPQDFVVTEDRIPEKIATFEAGGESSRSVIKSAGSADGSSGQSDAEQPSSEPSNSTASQMLASPYFDANVFILFDTSNYMYRTFVYAQDAIADFVRSLQGASKVAFYSYSRDLSRAAALTSDRSQVLRSVRSTVAGDNAALYDSLLLTVKDAARINGRKVIVVFSNGPDNASLVPPEDVAELAQSTGTIIYMVSTAQAQIEPISTAVFERMSKATGGKAYFAKTWKDETQAFASIRDDLAHLYFLSYYPQPNSNRGWRTITVKLAGKDMQTYRVRTRDGYRLQQTKASQVTSAIFGSGEVKSQDTP